In Fortiea contorta PCC 7126, one genomic interval encodes:
- the tkt gene encoding transketolase, translating into MAVATQSLEELCINSIRFLAIDAVEKAKSGHPGLPMGAAPMAFVLWDRFMKFNPKNPKWFNRDRFVLSAGHGSMLQYALLYLAGYDSVTIEDIKQFRQWESKTPGHPENFITAGVEVTTGPLGQGIANGVGLAIAEAHLAAKYNKPDAAIVDHYTYVILGDGCNMEGVSGEAASFAGHLGLGKLIALYDDNHISIDGSTDVAFTEDVSKRFEAYGWHVLHVENGNTDLEAIHKAIEAAKAVTDKPTMIKVTTTIGYGSPNKQNTAGIHGAALGTDEVALTRKELKWEHEPFVIPQDVLDHTRKAVERGAGYEADWNKTYADYKAKYPQEAAEFERYISGKLPDGWDQVLPTYTPEDKALPTRKHSETCLNKLAAVLPELIGGSADLTHSNLTEIKGKGDFQKGQYQNPNIHYGVREHGMGAIVNGMALHGSGLIPYGATFLIFTDYMRAAIRLSALSLAGSIWVMTHDSIGQGEDGPTHQPIETLASLRAIPNLTVFRPADGTETSGAYKVAIERAKQNAPSLLAFTRQNVPNLAGTSIEGVSKGGYVVVDSEGTPDIILIGTGSELSLCVTAAEKLTAEGKKVRVVSLPAWDLFEAQDAAYKESVLPKAVTKRLSVEAAASFGWHKYVGTEGDTVSIDRFGASAPGGVCLEKFGFSVDNVLAKAKALLG; encoded by the coding sequence ATGGCTGTTGCAACCCAATCCCTCGAAGAACTTTGTATTAACTCGATCCGCTTCTTGGCTATCGATGCCGTAGAAAAGGCAAAATCGGGACACCCAGGGCTGCCGATGGGCGCGGCTCCGATGGCTTTCGTACTTTGGGATCGCTTTATGAAGTTTAATCCCAAGAATCCTAAGTGGTTCAACCGCGATCGCTTTGTCTTGTCCGCAGGTCATGGCTCGATGTTACAGTACGCTCTGCTGTACTTGGCAGGCTACGATAGCGTCACGATAGAAGATATCAAGCAGTTCCGTCAGTGGGAATCCAAAACCCCCGGACACCCCGAAAACTTCATCACCGCAGGTGTGGAAGTCACCACAGGGCCCCTGGGTCAAGGCATAGCTAATGGAGTCGGTTTGGCAATAGCAGAAGCCCACCTAGCCGCTAAATATAACAAACCCGATGCCGCCATTGTTGACCACTACACCTATGTGATTTTAGGTGACGGTTGCAACATGGAAGGTGTTTCTGGAGAAGCTGCTTCTTTTGCGGGGCATTTGGGATTAGGCAAACTGATCGCTCTGTACGACGACAACCATATTTCCATTGACGGTTCTACGGATGTAGCATTCACCGAAGATGTTTCTAAACGGTTTGAAGCTTACGGTTGGCACGTTCTACATGTTGAAAACGGTAATACCGATTTAGAAGCAATTCACAAAGCTATTGAAGCAGCTAAAGCTGTCACCGATAAACCGACCATGATCAAGGTGACAACCACCATCGGTTACGGTTCTCCCAACAAGCAAAACACTGCTGGGATTCACGGCGCTGCTTTGGGAACAGACGAAGTTGCTTTAACTCGTAAAGAATTGAAGTGGGAACACGAGCCTTTTGTAATTCCTCAAGATGTTCTTGATCACACCCGCAAAGCAGTAGAACGTGGTGCAGGCTACGAGGCTGACTGGAATAAAACATACGCTGATTACAAAGCTAAGTATCCCCAAGAAGCAGCTGAGTTTGAACGCTATATCAGCGGTAAACTACCTGATGGTTGGGATCAAGTGTTACCCACCTACACCCCTGAAGACAAAGCATTACCCACCCGTAAACACTCGGAAACCTGTCTCAATAAACTAGCGGCAGTTTTACCAGAGTTAATTGGTGGTTCGGCTGACTTAACTCACTCCAACCTCACCGAAATTAAGGGTAAAGGCGACTTTCAAAAAGGACAATACCAAAACCCCAACATCCACTATGGTGTACGGGAGCATGGTATGGGTGCAATTGTCAATGGTATGGCGTTACACGGTTCGGGATTAATTCCCTACGGTGCGACCTTCTTAATCTTCACAGATTACATGCGGGCGGCTATCCGCTTATCTGCGTTGTCTCTGGCTGGTTCCATTTGGGTGATGACCCACGATTCTATCGGCCAAGGTGAAGACGGCCCCACCCACCAACCGATTGAAACTCTGGCTTCTCTGCGCGCTATTCCTAACCTGACGGTGTTTCGCCCTGCTGACGGTACAGAAACTTCTGGCGCTTACAAAGTAGCAATTGAGAGAGCCAAGCAAAATGCTCCTTCTCTGTTGGCGTTCACCCGTCAAAATGTCCCCAACTTGGCTGGTACTTCTATCGAAGGCGTCAGCAAAGGCGGATATGTTGTGGTGGATAGCGAAGGCACACCCGATATCATCCTGATTGGTACTGGTTCAGAATTGAGCCTGTGCGTCACCGCAGCGGAAAAACTGACAGCCGAAGGTAAAAAAGTTCGTGTTGTTTCCTTACCTGCATGGGATCTATTTGAAGCGCAAGACGCAGCTTATAAAGAGTCTGTGCTACCAAAAGCTGTCACCAAGCGCTTGTCTGTGGAAGCTGCTGCTAGCTTCGGCTGGCACAAGTATGTGGGTACTGAAGGCGATACTGTGAGTATTGATCGCTTTGGTGCTTCCGCTCCTGGTGGTGTTTGTTTAGAAAAGTTTGGTTTTAGTGTTGATAATGTTTTGGCTAAAGCTAAGGCTTTGTTGGGTTAA
- the fabF gene encoding beta-ketoacyl-ACP synthase II: MTDYKRRRVVVTGVGAITPIGNTPAEYWEGLLSGRNGIDYITAFDASRHDCRIAGEVKNFDPHDYLERKEAKRMDRFSQFGVAAAKQAIADAGLVINELNAEQVGIIIGSGIGGLKVLEDQQTIYLNRGPDRCSPFMIPMMIANMAAGLTAIHTGAKGPNSCSVTACAAGSNAIGDAFRQIQGGYAQAMICGGCEAAITPLGFAGFAAARALSTRNDDPAHACRPFDRDRDGFVMGEGAGILILEELEHALSRGARIYAEIVGYGMTCDAYHMTSPVPGGLGAARAIELALKDGGLSPEQVSYINAHGTSTPANDSTETAAMKKALGDHAYKVAISSTKSMTGHLLGGSGGIEAVATTLAIANDQIPPTINLENPDPECDLDYVPNSSRHQKIEVALSNSFGFGGHNVTLALKKYP; this comes from the coding sequence ATGACAGATTATAAACGTAGACGCGTTGTAGTAACTGGTGTTGGCGCGATTACACCAATTGGCAACACACCAGCTGAATATTGGGAAGGATTGTTAAGTGGACGCAATGGCATAGATTACATCACCGCTTTTGATGCATCTCGCCATGATTGCCGCATTGCTGGTGAGGTGAAAAACTTTGATCCACACGATTACTTGGAACGCAAAGAAGCCAAGCGCATGGATCGCTTTTCCCAGTTTGGGGTGGCGGCGGCAAAACAGGCCATAGCGGACGCGGGTTTAGTTATTAATGAATTGAATGCAGAACAGGTGGGAATCATCATCGGTTCTGGTATTGGCGGTTTGAAGGTTCTAGAAGACCAACAAACTATCTACTTAAATCGGGGCCCAGACCGCTGTAGTCCATTTATGATTCCGATGATGATCGCCAATATGGCAGCAGGATTAACGGCAATTCACACGGGTGCAAAAGGGCCTAATTCTTGCTCAGTCACCGCTTGTGCTGCCGGTTCCAATGCCATCGGCGATGCTTTTCGCCAAATTCAAGGAGGATACGCCCAAGCCATGATTTGTGGAGGTTGTGAGGCGGCGATTACTCCTCTGGGGTTTGCTGGGTTTGCCGCAGCTAGGGCGCTGTCAACTCGCAACGATGACCCGGCTCATGCTTGTCGTCCCTTCGACCGCGATCGCGATGGTTTTGTTATGGGCGAAGGAGCAGGAATTTTAATTCTGGAAGAACTGGAACACGCTCTGAGTCGCGGTGCTCGCATTTATGCGGAAATAGTCGGGTATGGCATGACCTGTGATGCCTATCATATGACTTCTCCCGTCCCCGGCGGATTAGGCGCTGCCAGAGCCATAGAATTAGCTCTCAAAGATGGAGGACTTTCTCCAGAACAGGTGAGCTACATCAACGCCCACGGCACCAGCACCCCAGCTAATGATTCCACAGAAACCGCAGCGATGAAAAAAGCTCTGGGCGATCATGCTTATAAAGTAGCAATTAGCTCAACTAAATCGATGACAGGTCATTTGTTGGGCGGTTCTGGAGGCATTGAAGCCGTAGCCACAACATTAGCGATCGCTAATGATCAAATTCCCCCGACAATCAATCTGGAAAATCCCGACCCAGAATGTGATTTAGATTACGTCCCCAACTCCAGCCGCCATCAAAAAATAGAAGTGGCCTTATCCAATTCTTTCGGCTTTGGTGGTCATAATGTCACCCTAGCCCTCAAGAAATATCCTTAA
- a CDS encoding acyl carrier protein, with the protein MSQEDIFDRVKKVVVEQLGIEAEKITPQSTFIEDLGADSLDIVELVMAFEEEFDIEIPDEAAEQILSVQHAVDYINNNVAASA; encoded by the coding sequence ATGAGCCAAGAAGACATTTTTGATCGGGTAAAGAAAGTTGTTGTCGAACAACTGGGTATTGAAGCTGAGAAAATTACACCACAATCCACATTTATCGAGGATTTGGGCGCTGATTCCCTAGATATTGTGGAATTAGTTATGGCTTTTGAAGAAGAATTTGATATTGAAATTCCTGACGAAGCCGCCGAACAAATTTTATCAGTTCAACACGCAGTCGATTACATCAACAATAACGTTGCTGCATCTGCTTAG
- a CDS encoding CoB--CoM heterodisulfide reductase iron-sulfur subunit B family protein: MLSPTLKYAYFPGCVAQGACRELYQSTQALTQALGIQLVELKKAACCGSGTFKEDSQLLEDTVNARNIALAEELNLPLLTHCSTCQGVIGHVDERLKESQTTNPAYVQQVNNLLVKEGCSPYRGNTEVKHLLYALVTDYGIEEIAKRVTHKLTGLKCAAFYGCYLLRAQKSMPYDDPYRPEAMENVFRAIGAEPIYYRGRTQCCGWPLSSYATTQSFQMAGTHIQDALSSGADCLVTPCPLCHLNLDSRQPEVEKVIGQKLGLPVLHLPQLIALALGVSPKELGLERHIVSTKPVLEKLGF; this comes from the coding sequence ATGTTATCTCCAACGCTGAAATACGCTTACTTTCCTGGTTGTGTTGCCCAGGGAGCATGTCGGGAACTCTACCAATCAACTCAAGCCCTTACCCAAGCATTGGGTATTCAACTAGTGGAATTGAAAAAAGCCGCTTGCTGTGGTTCTGGCACTTTTAAGGAAGATTCTCAACTTTTAGAAGACACGGTTAATGCTCGCAACATTGCTTTAGCCGAGGAATTAAATTTGCCTCTCCTCACCCATTGCAGCACTTGTCAAGGGGTGATTGGTCATGTCGATGAACGTCTCAAGGAATCCCAAACTACAAACCCCGCATACGTTCAGCAGGTAAATAATTTACTGGTTAAAGAAGGTTGTTCGCCTTATCGCGGTAACACCGAAGTTAAACATCTCCTCTATGCGCTGGTGACAGATTATGGTATTGAAGAAATTGCCAAACGTGTCACCCACAAGTTAACTGGACTTAAATGTGCGGCTTTTTATGGCTGTTATCTCCTCCGCGCCCAAAAATCCATGCCTTATGACGACCCCTACCGCCCAGAAGCGATGGAAAATGTATTTCGCGCAATAGGTGCAGAGCCAATTTATTACCGGGGTCGCACACAATGCTGTGGCTGGCCGCTTTCTAGCTACGCTACTACCCAATCGTTTCAAATGGCGGGTACGCACATTCAAGATGCTTTGTCAAGCGGGGCTGATTGTTTAGTTACACCTTGTCCACTGTGTCACCTGAATCTAGATTCCCGTCAACCAGAGGTGGAAAAGGTGATTGGGCAAAAGTTAGGTTTACCAGTGTTGCATTTACCCCAGTTGATTGCTTTAGCTTTAGGGGTTAGTCCGAAAGAACTGGGTTTAGAGCGTCATATTGTTTCGACTAAGCCAGTGTTGGAGAAATTGGGATTTTAA